Proteins encoded together in one Desulfovibrio porci window:
- a CDS encoding fumarate hydratase produces MKDIHVNSITEAVAAMAVQACCKLPADVRKSFEAALTKEPSPVGRNILDQLLENAAIAAEEDIPICQDTGLAVVFADLGQDVHIVGGGFEDAVNEGVRRGYVDGYLRKSCVAEPLFERKNTRDNTPAVIHTRIVPGDSLRLRLAPKGAGSENKSVLKMLVPADGIEGVRKVVLDAVLAAGPNSCPPMVVGVGLGGNMEVAALCAKRAAARDIGSANADPRYAALECELLEMVNRTGVGPQGLGGLTTALGVHIEWAPTHIASLPVAVNINCHAARHAETVL; encoded by the coding sequence ATGAAAGATATTCACGTGAACAGCATTACGGAAGCCGTTGCAGCCATGGCCGTTCAGGCCTGCTGTAAACTGCCCGCTGACGTGCGGAAGAGCTTTGAGGCGGCCCTGACCAAGGAACCCTCGCCCGTGGGGCGCAACATTCTGGACCAGTTACTGGAAAACGCGGCCATCGCCGCCGAAGAGGACATCCCCATCTGTCAGGACACAGGTCTGGCTGTGGTTTTTGCCGACCTGGGACAGGACGTGCATATCGTGGGCGGCGGCTTTGAGGACGCCGTCAACGAAGGCGTGCGCCGGGGCTATGTGGACGGCTATCTGCGCAAATCCTGCGTGGCCGAACCCCTGTTCGAGCGCAAGAACACCAGGGACAACACGCCTGCAGTCATCCATACCCGCATCGTGCCCGGCGACAGCCTGCGCCTGCGCCTGGCCCCCAAGGGCGCGGGTTCGGAAAACAAGAGCGTGCTGAAAATGCTGGTGCCCGCCGACGGCATTGAAGGCGTGCGCAAGGTGGTTCTGGACGCGGTGCTGGCCGCCGGGCCCAATTCCTGCCCGCCCATGGTGGTGGGCGTGGGTCTGGGCGGCAATATGGAAGTGGCGGCTCTCTGCGCCAAGCGTGCCGCCGCCAGGGATATAGGAAGCGCCAACGCCGATCCCCGCTATGCCGCGCTCGAATGTGAGCTGCTGGAGATGGTCAACAGGACGGGCGTGGGTCCGCAGGGTCTGGGCGGTCTGACCACAGCTCTCGGCGTGCATATTGAATGGGCGCCCACCCATATCGCCTCTCTCCCGGTTGCGGTGAACATCAACTGTCACGCGGCCCGCCACGCTGAAACCGTTTTATAG
- a CDS encoding sugar O-acetyltransferase: MNHKERMLAGLPYKAWLDGLSEERRACRQKVFRYNHLPPDREAERDGLIREILGACGRHVCIEGPFYCDYGYNIEVGENFFANYNFTVLDVAKVRIGDYAMIAPNVAIYTAGHPLHPVSRNSGYEYGSPVSIGDNVWIGGNVVINPGVRVGRNVVIGSGSVVTRDIPDDTLAAGNPCRVLRPITEADRCRYFKDRLFDVEDYERPFNADG; the protein is encoded by the coding sequence ATGAACCACAAGGAACGCATGCTGGCGGGCCTGCCCTACAAGGCATGGCTGGACGGCCTGAGCGAAGAGCGCCGGGCCTGCCGGCAAAAAGTCTTCCGTTACAATCACCTGCCGCCCGACCGGGAAGCGGAACGGGACGGCCTGATCCGTGAAATCCTCGGAGCGTGCGGGCGGCATGTGTGTATTGAAGGGCCGTTTTACTGCGATTACGGCTATAACATTGAAGTGGGCGAAAACTTTTTTGCCAATTACAACTTCACGGTGCTGGACGTGGCCAAGGTCAGGATCGGCGACTACGCCATGATCGCGCCCAATGTGGCCATCTATACGGCCGGGCATCCGCTGCACCCGGTATCCAGAAATTCGGGCTATGAATACGGCAGTCCCGTGAGCATCGGCGACAACGTCTGGATCGGCGGCAATGTGGTGATTAACCCCGGCGTGCGCGTAGGCCGCAATGTGGTCATCGGCTCCGGCAGCGTGGTGACCAGAGACATCCCGGACGATACGCTGGCCGCGGGCAATCCCTGCCGCGTTCTGCGGCCCATCACGGAAGCGGACCGCTGCCGCTATTTCAAAGACCGCCTCTTTGACGTGGAGGACTACGAACGGCCCTTTAACGCCGACGGATAA
- a CDS encoding Fe-S-containing hydro-lyase, whose amino-acid sequence MSKNQAKRIRAPFDDATARSLRAGDNVLISGVILAARDAAHKRLVETLDRGEPLPVDLRGAVVYYVGPSPAKPGQVIGAAGPTTSGRMDAYTPRLLDEGLKGMIGKGYRKPEVVEAMKKHGVPYLAAVGGAGALIARSIKKYTVLAYEDLGPEAVAAMEVEDFPAIVVIDCLGDNYYETGQAPYRGL is encoded by the coding sequence ATGTCAAAAAACCAAGCCAAGCGTATTCGCGCGCCCTTTGACGACGCTACGGCGCGTTCCCTCAGGGCAGGCGACAATGTGCTGATTTCCGGCGTTATCCTGGCCGCGCGCGACGCGGCCCACAAGCGCCTGGTGGAGACCCTGGACCGGGGCGAGCCGCTGCCCGTGGATCTGCGCGGCGCGGTGGTCTACTACGTGGGGCCCTCGCCCGCCAAACCGGGTCAGGTCATCGGCGCGGCCGGGCCCACCACCTCGGGCCGCATGGACGCCTATACGCCAAGACTGCTGGACGAGGGGCTCAAAGGAATGATCGGCAAGGGGTATCGCAAGCCGGAAGTGGTGGAGGCCATGAAGAAGCACGGCGTGCCCTATCTGGCGGCGGTAGGCGGCGCGGGCGCGCTCATCGCCCGCAGCATCAAAAAGTACACGGTGCTGGCCTATGAGGATCTCGGTCCCGAGGCTGTGGCCGCCATGGAAGTGGAGGATTTTCCGGCCATTGTGGTCATCGACTGCCTGGGCGACAATTATTACGAAACGGGCCAGGCTCCTTATCGGGGTCTGTAA
- a CDS encoding SLC13 family permease, producing the protein MKKILSLVIPVLAFFCLLNVPAEWFHMPGLTVVEQRLIAIFFLAALCWILEPIPIFATSVLVIVLELLLLSNKGLIFLRGAAGDPAFGKVLTYQSIMATFASPIIMLFMGGFFLAMAATKYRLDINLARVLLKPFGSRPHMVMLGLLLITAIFSMFMSNTATAAMMLAILAPVLSVLPEGDRGRTAFVLAIPVGANIGGMATPIGTPPNAIALKYILDIQPISFGQWMLFGVPYVIVLLFIAWVLLAWLFPSKEKSVRLSITGEFQRGWRANLVYITFGLTVLLWMFGGLHGMNSEVVAMIPVAVFVCTGIVTKKELKEISWDVLWLVAGGLALGLALEKTGLAARMVASIPFATFAPVMVLVVASVVTLLMANFMSHTATANLLLPIMAVLAAGLSGLDSMGGPLGLILGVTFAASLGMTLPISTPPNALASSTGMVETPDMAKVGVVIGIVGVLLTMVMLWIIAGTGILKP; encoded by the coding sequence ATGAAAAAGATTTTATCCCTTGTGATTCCCGTGCTGGCCTTTTTCTGCCTGCTTAATGTCCCCGCGGAATGGTTTCACATGCCTGGTTTGACGGTTGTCGAACAAAGGCTTATCGCCATCTTCTTCCTGGCGGCCCTCTGCTGGATACTTGAGCCCATCCCCATTTTCGCCACATCAGTCCTGGTCATTGTGCTGGAGTTGCTGCTCCTGTCCAACAAAGGACTCATCTTTTTACGCGGCGCGGCGGGGGACCCCGCTTTCGGCAAGGTGCTGACCTACCAGAGCATCATGGCCACCTTCGCTTCTCCCATCATCATGCTGTTCATGGGCGGCTTCTTCCTGGCCATGGCCGCCACTAAGTACCGCCTGGACATCAACCTGGCGCGGGTGCTGCTCAAGCCTTTCGGCAGCAGACCCCATATGGTGATGCTGGGCCTGCTGCTGATTACGGCCATTTTTTCCATGTTTATGAGCAATACGGCGACAGCGGCCATGATGCTGGCCATACTCGCGCCGGTCCTCTCGGTCTTGCCTGAAGGCGACCGGGGCCGCACGGCTTTCGTACTGGCCATCCCGGTGGGCGCCAACATCGGCGGCATGGCAACGCCGATCGGGACGCCTCCCAACGCCATCGCCCTCAAGTACATCCTGGATATCCAGCCCATCAGCTTCGGGCAATGGATGCTTTTCGGCGTCCCCTACGTCATAGTCCTGCTGTTCATCGCCTGGGTTCTGCTGGCCTGGCTGTTCCCATCCAAGGAAAAAAGCGTCAGACTTTCCATCACAGGCGAATTTCAGCGTGGCTGGCGCGCAAACCTGGTCTATATCACCTTCGGGCTTACTGTTTTGCTGTGGATGTTCGGCGGCCTGCACGGCATGAATTCCGAGGTCGTCGCCATGATTCCGGTGGCGGTCTTTGTCTGTACCGGCATAGTCACCAAAAAGGAATTGAAAGAAATTTCCTGGGATGTGCTCTGGCTGGTGGCCGGCGGCCTGGCCCTGGGTCTGGCCCTTGAAAAGACGGGACTGGCGGCGCGTATGGTGGCCAGCATTCCCTTTGCCACGTTTGCGCCTGTCATGGTGCTGGTGGTTGCCTCCGTGGTTACCCTGCTCATGGCCAACTTTATGTCACACACGGCTACGGCCAACCTGTTGCTGCCCATCATGGCTGTTCTGGCGGCCGGTCTGAGCGGACTCGACTCCATGGGCGGACCGCTGGGCCTTATTTTGGGCGTCACCTTTGCGGCATCTCTGGGCATGACCCTGCCTATCAGTACGCCGCCCAATGCCCTGGCCAGTTCCACCGGAATGGTGGAAACTCCGGATATGGCCAAGGTCGGCGTCGTCATCGGCATCGTGGGTGTTCTGCTGACCATGGTCATGCTCTGGATTATCGCGGGAACAGGCATACTGAAGCCATAG